A stretch of the Neofelis nebulosa isolate mNeoNeb1 chromosome 1, mNeoNeb1.pri, whole genome shotgun sequence genome encodes the following:
- the ATG12 gene encoding ubiquitin-like protein ATG12 isoform X2, translating to MAEEPESALQLPPSSTTDGEGPTEVSPETATPEPPSSAAVSPGTEEPASDTKKKIYLCESVLCSLPRPGGWNPL from the exons ATGGCTGAGGAGCCGGAGTCTGCGCTGCAGCTCCCTCCCTCAAGTACTACTGATGGCGAAGGACCTACGGAGGTCTCCCCAGAAACAGCCACTCCGGAGCCTCCTTCTTCCGCTGCAGTCTCCCCGGGAACAGAGGAACCTGCCAGCgacaccaagaaaaaaa TTTATTTATGTGAATCAGTCCTTTGCTCCCTCCCCAGACCAGGAGGTTGGAACCCTCTATGA
- the ATG12 gene encoding ubiquitin-like protein ATG12 isoform X1: protein MAEEPESALQLPPSSTTDGEGPTEVSPETATPEPPSSAAVSPGTEEPASDTKKKIDVLLKAVGDTPIMKTKKWAVERTRTIQGLIDFIKKFLKLVASEQLFIYVNQSFAPSPDQEVGTLYECFGSDGKLVLHYCKSQAWG from the exons ATGGCTGAGGAGCCGGAGTCTGCGCTGCAGCTCCCTCCCTCAAGTACTACTGATGGCGAAGGACCTACGGAGGTCTCCCCAGAAACAGCCACTCCGGAGCCTCCTTCTTCCGCTGCAGTCTCCCCGGGAACAGAGGAACCTGCCAGCgacaccaagaaaaaaa ttGATGTCCTCTTGAAGGCTGTGGGAGACACCCctataatgaaaacaaagaagtgGGCTGTAGAGCGAACCCGAACCATTCAAGGACTCATTGACTTCATCAAAAAGTTCCTTAAGCTTGTGGCCTCTGAACAGTTG TTTATTTATGTGAATCAGTCCTTTGCTCCCTCCCCAGACCAGGAGGTTGGAACCCTCTATGAG tgttttggCAGTGATGGTAAACTGGTCCTACATTACTGCAAATCTCAGGCCTGGGGATGA
- the CDO1 gene encoding cysteine dioxygenase type 1 has translation MEQTEVLKPRTLADLIRILHQLFAGEEVNVEEVQAVMEAYESDPAEWAVYAKFDQYRYTRNLVDEGNGKFNLMILCWGEGHGSSIHDHTDSHCFLKMLQGNLKETLFAWPDKKSNEMIKKSERILRENQCAYINDSIGLHRVENISHTEPAVSLHLYSPPFDTCHAFDQRTGHKNKVTMTFHSKFGIRIPFTVSGSLENN, from the exons ATGGAGCAGACCGAGGTGCTAAAGCCGCGGACCCTGGCGGATCTGATCCGCATCTTGCACCAGCTTTTCGCCGGCGAGGAGGTCAACGTGGAGGAGGTGCAGGCCGTCATGGAAGCCTACGAGAGCGACCCCGCCGAGTGGGCAGTGTACGCCAAGTTCGACCAGTACAG GTATACCCGAAATCTTGTggatgaaggaaatggaaaatttaatCTAATGATTCTCTGTTGGGGTGAAGGACATGGCAG CAGCATCCATGATCACACTGACTCCCACTGCTTTCTGAAGATGCTGCAGGGAAATCTAAAGGAGACATTATTTGCCTGGCCTGACAAAAAATCCAACGAGATGATCAAGAAGTCTGAAAGAATCTTGAGAGAAAACCAGTGTGCCTATATCAACG ATTCCATTGGTTTACATCGAGTAGAGAATATCAGCCATACAGAGCCTGCCGTCAGCCTTCACTTGTACAGCCCGCCTTTTGATACATGCCACGCCTTTGATCAAAGAACAGGACATAAAAACAAAGTCACCATGACATTCCACAGCAAATTTGGAATCAGGATTCCATTT acAGTTTCAGGATCCCTGGAGAACAACTAA